The following proteins are co-located in the Pelecanus crispus isolate bPelCri1 chromosome 5, bPelCri1.pri, whole genome shotgun sequence genome:
- the PTCH2 gene encoding protein patched homolog 2 has translation MPAEPPRAAPLPPPLRAARRKPLPEGRAVGQRAPLWLRARFQALLFALGCRIQRHCGKVLFVGLLVFGALAVGLRVASIETDIEHLWVEAGSRVSQELRYTKEKLGEESVYTSQMLIQTPKRDGENILTQEALQLHLEAALAASKVQVSLYGKSWDLNKICYKSGVPIIENGMIERMIEKLFPCVILTPLDCFWEGAKLQGGSAYLPGRPDIQWSNLDPLQLMEELGQFTSLEGFKELLDKAEVGQAYMERPCLDPRDPQCPPSAPNKQSQQSPDIPAELSGGCHGFSRKFMRWQEELILGGTTKDSQGKLLRAEALQTMFLLMSPRQLFEHFKDDYEIHDISWSEEKAGAILEAWQRKFVELAQDSIPPNATQSVHAFSTTTLNDIMKSFSDVSAIRVAGGYLLMLAYACVTMLRWDCSKSQGAVGLAGVLLVALSVASGLGLCSLLGISFNAATTQVLPFLALGIGVDDMFLLAHAFTETSQHIPFKERTGECLKRTGTSVALTSVSNMIAFFMAALVPIPALRAFSLQAAVVVVFNFAMVLFVFPAILSLDLHRREKRRLDILCCFYSPCSSRVIQIQPQELADANDNHACHPSPYGHPSVATSTQITTTVQAFTRCDPSGHHVVTVLPPTSQVCTSPAVLLPPTDPLGSQVFAPSSSTRDLLAQLDEAKGGRECVPLPFCRWSLADFAREKYAPLLLRTRTKAVVAVLFLALLGLSLYGTTMVHDGLYLTDIVPRDTKAHAFISAQFKYFSFYNMFIVTKGGFHYPGAQAALLSLHQAFSTVKYVVREGNRDLPKMWLHYFQDWLRGLQATFDRDWQAGRITHDSYRNGSEDGALAYKLLIQTGNKKEPFNFNQLTTRRLVDENGIIPPDTFYICLTVWASNDPLGFAASQANFYPPPPEWIHDKYDTTGENLRIPAAQPLEFAQFPFYLSGLRRTADFVEAIESVRAICREAAQRHGVLSYPSGYPFLFWEQYIGLRHWFLLAISILLACTFLVCALLLLNPWTAGIIVSILAMMAVELFGIMGLMGIKLSAIPVVILIASVGIGVEFTVHVALGFLTAAGSRNVRSAVALEHTFAPVMDGAVSTLLGVLMLAGSEFDFIMRYFFAVLTILTLLGLLNGLVLLPVLLSVIGPPPEASPVGNGLPPPEPVPPCLGPGGLYVRRAPAWPAAFPDPLDTEHYTEGMGPGTPRGPFIVPPAPAHILLEAGKDPSFPRITVLKPYKDSPEVQGKKEAPSPQPAPSLPFGEPCPMPPRDYPQPCPSGARPAPPAALPAYSTHLQGPAGSYATVTATASVTVALHPTLPGSYPNFGPEGFAGGERDCLEEPSVPSAGGTAMPNAFEMQSMGRRGAGARR, from the exons CGGGCAGCCGGGTGAGCCAGGAGCTGCGCTACACCAAGGAGAAGCTGGGCGAGGAGTCCGTCTACACCTCCCAAATGTTGATCCAGACCCCGAAGCGGGATGGGGAGAACATCCTGACGCAGGAGGCCCTGCAGCTCCACCTCGAGGCGGCCCTGGCCGCCAGCAAAGTCCAAGTCTCGCTGTACGGAAA ATCGTGGGATTTGAATAAGATCTGCTACAAGTCGGGTGTCCCCATTATTGAGAATGGCATGATCGAGAGG atGATAGAGAAGCTGTTCCCCTGTGTGATCCTGACGCCGCTGGACTGCTTCTGGGAAGGCGCCAAGCTGCAGGGAGGCTCAGCCTACCTCCC GGGCCGCCCAGACATCCAGTGGAGCAACCTGGACCCTCTGCAGCTGatggaggagctggggcagtTCACGTCCCTGGAAGGCTTCAAAGAGCTGCTGGATAAAGCAGAGGTGGGGCAGGCTTACATGGAGCGGCCCTGCCtggacccccgggacccccagtgcccccccagtgcccccaatAAGCAGAGCCAGCAG AGCCCCGACATCCCAGCTGAGCTCTCGGGGGGCTGCCACGGCTTCTCCAGGAAGTTCATGcgctggcaggaggagctgatTTTAGGCGGCACAACCAAAGACTCCCAGGGCAAGCTGCTACG CGCCGAGGCCCTGCAGACCATGTTCCTCCTCATGAGCCCCCGGCAGCTCTTTGAGCACTTCAAGGATGACTATGAGATCCATGACATCAGCTGGAGCGAGGAGAAGGCGGGCGCCATCCTGGAGGCCTGGCAGAGGAAATTTGTGGAG CTGGCACAAGACTCCATCCCACCCAACGCCACGCAGAGCGTCCACGCTTTCTCCACCACCACACTCAATGACATCATGAAGTCCTTCTCCGATGTCAGCGCCATCCGGGTGGCTGGGGGCTACCTCCTCATG CTGGCCTACGCCTGCGTCACCATGCTGCGGTGGGACTGCTCCAAGTCCCAAGGGGCTGTGGGCCTGGCTGGGGTCCTGCTTGTGGCTCTCTCCGTGGCCTCTGGCCTGGGGCTTTGCTCACTGCTGGGCATCTCCTTCAACGCAGCCACCACCCAG GTCCTGCCCTTCCTGGCCCTTGGCATTGGTGTGGACGACATGTTCCTCTTGGCTCATGCCTTCACTGAGACCAGCCAGCACATCCCCTTCAAG gagcGGACGGGCGAGTGCCTGAAGCGCACGGGGACCAGCGTGGCTCTCACCTCCGTCAGCAACATGATCGCCTTCTTCATGGCAGCCCTggtgcccatccctgccctgcgTGCCTTCTCCCTCCAG GCTGCAGTGGTTGTGGTGTTCAACTTTGCCATGGTGCTATTTGTCTTCCCTGCCATCCTGAGCCTGGACCTGCACCGCCGGGAGAAACGCCGGCTCGACATCCTCTGCTGCTTCTACAG cccttgcTCCTCACGGGTCATCCAGATCCAACCCCAGGAGCTCGCCGACGCCAATGACAACCACGCCTGCCACCCCTCCCCTTATGGGCACCCCAGCGTGGCCACCAGCACCCAGATCACCACCACCGTGCAAGCCTTCACCCGGTGCGACCCCTCAGGCCACCATGTCGTCACCGTCCTGCCACCCACCTCCCAGGTGTGCACTTCACCTGCTgtcctcctgccccccaccGACCCCCTGGGCTCGCAGGTCTTCGCCCCATCCAGCTCCACCCGGGACCTGCTGGCCCAGCTGGACGAGGCCAAGGGCGGGCGGGAATGTGTCCCCCTGCCCTTCTGCCGCTGGAGCCTCGCCGACTTTGCACGGGAGAAGTACGCCCCGCTCCTCCTGCGGACCCGGACCAAG GCGGTGGTGGCAGTGCTGTTCCTggcgctgctggggctgagcctcTACGGCACCACCATGGTGCACGACGGGCTCTACCTGACGGACATCGTGCCGCGGGACACCAAGGCGCACGCCTTCATCTCGGCCCAGTTCAAGTACTTCTCGTTCTACAATATGTTCATCGTCACCAAGGGCGGCTTCCACTACCCGGGTGCCCAAGCCGCCCTGCTCAGCCTGCACCAGGCCTTCAGCACTGTCAAGTACGTGGTGCGGGAGGGCAACCGTGACCTACCCAAGATGTGGCTCCACTACTTCCAGGACTGGCTGCGAG GGCTCCAGGCCACCTTTGACAGGGACTGGCAAGCCGGACGCATCACCCACGACAGCTACCGCAATGGCTCCGAGGACGGGGCGCTGGCATACAAGCTCCTAATCCAGACCGGCAACAAGAAGGAGCCCTTCAACTTCAATCAG CTGACTACGCGGCGGCTGGTGGACGAGAACGGCATCATCCCCCCTGACACCTTCTACATCTGCCTGACGGTGTGGGCCAGCAACGACCCCCTGGGCTTCGCCGCCTCCCAGGCCAACTTCTACCCACCACCGCCCGAGTGGATCCATGACAAGTATGACACCACGGGCGAGAACCTGCGAA TCCCGGCAGCCCAGCCGCTGGAGTTCGCCCAGTTCCCCTTCTACCTGAGCGGGCTGCGTCGCACAGCTGACTTCGTGGAGGCGATTGAGAGCGTGCGGGCCATCTGCCGGGAGGCCGCCCAGCGCCACGGGGTGCTGAGCTACCCCAGCGGCTACCCCTTCCTCTTCTGGGAGCAGTACATCGGCCTGCGCCACTGGTTCCTGCTGGCCATCAGCATCCTGCTGGCCTGCACCTTCCTCGTCTGcgccctgctgctgctcaacCCCTGGACAGCCGGCATCATC GTCTCCATCCTGGCCATGATGGCGGTGGAGCTCTTTGGCATCATGGGGCTGATGGGCATCAAGCTGAGCGCCATCCCCGTGGTCATCCTCATCGCCTCGGTGGGCATCGGTGTGGAGTTCACCGTCCACGTGGCCCTG GGCTTCCTGACGGCCGCGGGGAGCAGGAACGTGCGCTCGGCTGTGGCGCTGGAGCACACCTTCGCCCCCGTGATGGACGGTGCTGTCTCCACGCTCCTGGGCGTCCTCATGTTGGCTGGCTCCGAGTTTGACTTCATCATGAG GTACTTCTTTGCAGTGCTCACCATCCTGacgctgctggggctgctcaacgggctggtgctgctgcccgTCCTGCTCTCTGTCATCGGGCCACCCCCTGAG gcATCCCCGGTGGGTAACGGCCTGCCCCCTCCGGAGCCGGTGCCCCCATGCCTGGGCCCCGGGGGGCTGTACGTCCGGCGTGCCCCAGCCTggcctgctgccttccctgacCCCTTGGACACAGAGCACTACACGGAGGGCATGGGGCCAGGCACCCCCCGGGGACCCTTCATTgtgccccctgccccggcacacaTCCTGCTGGAGGCCGGCAAGGACCCCAGCTTCCCCCGCATCACT GTGCTGAAGCCCTACAAGGACAGCCCGGAGGTCCAGGGGAAGAAAGAGGCTCCCAGCCCACAGCCCGCACCCTCCCTACCCTTTGGGGAgccatgccccatgccaccccGAGACtacccacagccctgcccgtCGGGTGCCCGGCCagccccccctgcagccctgcccgcctACAGCACCCACCTACAGGGTCCCGCCGGCAGCTACGCCACTGTCACGGCCACCGCTTCGGTGACGGTGGCCCTGCACCCCACGCTGCCTGGCTCCTACCCCAACTTCGGCCCCGAGGGCTTCGCCGGTGGCGAGAGGGACTGCCTGGAGGAGCCCAGCGTGCCCAGCGCCGGTGGCACCGCCATGCCCAATGCCTTCGAGATGCAGAGCATGGGACGCCGCGGGGCAGGCGCCCGGCGCTAG